A region of Phalacrocorax carbo chromosome 7, bPhaCar2.1, whole genome shotgun sequence DNA encodes the following proteins:
- the CTXN2 gene encoding cortexin-2, with protein MMSSNYCSNTSASMSVNEMSAFPLTLEQKTGFAFVGILCVFLGLLIIRCFKILLDPYSSMPSSTWEDEVEGLDKGTFEYALA; from the coding sequence ATGATGAGCAGTAATTACTGCAGCAACACTTCAGCCAGCATGAGTGTCAATGAAATGTCTGCCTTCCCTCTGACTTTAGAGCAAAAAACTGGCTTTGCCTTTGTGgggattttgtgtgttttcttgggACTTCTAATTATCAGATGCTTCAAAATCTTGCTAGACCCCTACAGTAGTATGCCTTCATCTACATGGGAAGATGAAGTTGAGGGGTTGGATAAAGGAACATTTGAATATGCTCTTGCATGA